The nucleotide window GTACTCACAGTTTCTTTACCACCATCAATTTCTCTTACTGCCTTGGCGTTTGTGCCATCAATTTCTAATCCTATACAATTAGTAACAAAGTTAGCATCTGTCATTGCAGCAAGCATACCAGGAACCATTCCGCCATTATAATCAATAGATTCTCTTCCTGCTATTACTAAATCATAACCACCATCTTTAACAACTTTTGCTAATTGTTTTGCAACAGCAAATCCGTCTGTGGCTTCGGTGTTAACCCTAATAGCTGTATCTGCACCTATAGCTAAGGCCTTTCTTAATGTAGGCTCTGTTTCGGTACCACCTACATTAACAACGTCCACGCTAGCACCTTGTTTTTCTTTAAACCACATTGCTCTGGTTAAACCAAACTCATCATTAGGATTAATTACAAACTGAACACCATTAGTATCAAACTTTGTATCTCCATCTGTAAAATTAATTTTGGAAGTTGTATCAGGTACATGGCTAATACATACTAAAATCTTCATACTTATATATTATTTAAGATTACATTAATTTTTATAAAATTCTACTCAAACGATTTCGTTAACTGTTAATAAAACACCAAAAAAATCGTGGATACGAAGGTAAAAATTTTATTTCGAATATTTGCTATGCACGCATAATAAATTTTAAAGAAATTTGACTTATTTAGTTTTTCATTTATTCCTATTTTTGTTCTTCGTTAAAAACAGAAGAATGAAGACAATTCAATTTAGAGAAGCTATAGCTGAGGCCATGAGCGAAGAAATGCGCAGAGATGAGAGCATTTACCTTATGGGTGAAGAAGTTGCAGAATATAATGGTGCCTACAAAGCATCAAAAGGCATGTTAGATGAGTTTGGACCTAAGCGTGTTATAGATACACCAATTGCAGAGCTTGGTTTTGCAGGTATAGCCATAGGTTCTACAATGACTGGCAATCGTCCAATTGTAGAGTATATGACGTTTAACTTCTCTTTAGTTGGTATTGATCAAATTATAAATAACGCAGCAAAAATTAGACAAATGTCTGGTGGGCAGTTTAAATGTCCGATTGTGTTTAGAGGGCCAACGGCATCTGCAGGTCAGCTAGCAGCAACACACTCACAAGCCTTTGAAAGTTGGTTTGCTAACACACCAGGTCTTAAAGTAGTAGTGCCTTCGAACCCTTATGATGCTAAGGGACTTTTAAAATCTGCTATTAGAGATGACGATCCTGTAATCTTTATGGAAAGTGAGCAGATGTATGGCGATAAAGGAGAAGTACCAGAAGGTGAATACACTATTCCATTAGGAGTTGCGGATATTAAAAGAGAAGGTACGGATGTAACTATAGTATCTTTTGGTAAAATAATAAAAGAAGCCTATAAAGCCGCTGATGAGCTTGAGAAAGAAGGAATTTCTTGCGAGATTATCGACTTGCGTACAGTGCGTCCTATGGATAGAAAAGCTATTGTTGACTCGGTAAAGAAAACAAATCGTCTTGTAGTGTTAGAAGAAGCTTGGCCTTTTGGTAATGTAGCTACAGAAATTACATACTTAGTACAATCTGAAGCATTTGATTATCTAGATGCACCAGTTGTAAAAATTAATACCGCAGATACACCTGCACCATATTCACCAGTGCTTTTAGAGGAGTGGTTGCCTAATAGTGACGATGTAATAAAAGCCGTGAAAAAAGTAATGTATAAATAAATAAATCGTAGTTTTCTACGTTTTATAAACTTCATTAGCAACCAAAAAAGACAATTTTAGAACGGTTGTTGGTGAAGTTTGTTTTTTAAATATGAAGTTAAAACTATTTTTAGCCCTCTTTTCTTTTGCCTTAACCTCTGTTTTTTCACAAACAAAAGTAAGTGGTTATGTTTACGATATTAACAACGAGCCAATCCCTTTTGCAAATGTTGTTTTTAAAGGCTCTACAGAGGGAACAATAACAAACGAAGAAGGTAGGTTTTACCTAGAGTCAGACGAAACATGGGAAGCTTTACTGGTGTCGTTTGTTGGTTATGAAGTTTTAGAATTTCCACTTCCAAAAAAGATAAATTACAACCTGAAATTTGTGCTTAAGGAAGAGGCTGAGTCTTTAAAAGAAGTTGTTATAGTTAGTGGTAAGCAATCTAAGAAAGCTTCAGAAAATCCAGCGATACGTATTTTAAAAAAGATTTGGGAGCGTAAAAGGCAAAACGGACTCAGTCAATTTAAGCAATACGAATATAACCAATACGAGAAGGTTGAATTTGACCTAAATACCATAGATAGTGCACTTATAAAAAGTAAACTTTTTAAAGGTATGGAGTTTGTTTTTGAAGAGGTAGATACCTCCTCTGTAACTGGTAAAACGTATCTGCCCATATTTTTAAATGAATCAGTAAAGAAAGTATATGGAGATAACGTAATTAATGAAAAGCGAGAAGACTTAGTAGGAAACAAAAACTCTGGATTTAGTAACAATCAGGTGATTATAGATTTTATCGACGACTTATACTCAGATTATAATATCTACGATAATTATTTAAAATTCTTTGATAAGAGTTTTGTAAGTCCGTTGAGTCGCACAGGGATTCAAACTTATAATTACGTACTTTCAGATAGTGCTTACATAGACAACAAATGGTGTTACAACATAATTTATTACCCAAGACGAAAAAATGAATTGACTTTTAAAGGAGATTTTTGGGTTAATGATTCTACTTATGCCATAAAGGAAATTAATCTTCAAGCATCTAAAAGTGCAAACATTAACTGGGTAAAGGAAATTTATATAGAACAAGAATTTGAAGTTTTAAATGATTCGGTTTTTCTAATAAAACGCGATTATTTTCTTTCAGACTTTGCCCTAAATAAGAAAGAAAAATCACGAGGAGTTTACGGTAAACGTACTACGTTGTACGACAACTATAAGTTTAACCAACCTAAGGATGAAAAATTCTATGATAAGGTCGTTTATAATTATGACGAAGATGTCTATAACAGAGAAGATGATTTCTGGGAAAAGAATAGACTAGAAGCCTTAAACAAAGACGAAAAAGGTGTTTACAAAATGTTAGACACTTTAAAGACAGTGAAGAAGTTTAAAAGGCTCTATAATCTCGGAAGTATACTTGCCTCAGGCTATATAGAATTTCCAAGTATTAATTTCGATTATGGTCCAATTTTTTCAACATTCGGGTTTAATGAGGTTGAAGGTTTACGTCTCAGAACTGGTGGAAGAACTTATTTTGGTCCAAACGATTTGTGGAGGCTAGAAGGTTTTTTGGCTTATGGTTTTAGAGACGATAAATTTAAATACGGAATTTCAGGTAAATGGCTTTTAGATAAACGGAGTCGTCTCACTATTTTTGGAGGTAACAGAAGAGATGTTGAACAGATAGGAGCAAGTCTCACGAGTTCTACCGACGTTTTAGGTAGAAGTTTAGCTTCTAGTGCTGTTTTTACGGCTGGAGCTAATGACAAATTAACTAATATTAATTTAACCAATTTAGGATTTTCAATTGAGCCCTCGCGGAATTTTGAAGTTCGTTTAGATGGAAGCTTTAGAACCTTGAGTTCAGCATCGCCAACATTTAGTTTAGATTATAATGATCCTGGATCCTCAACAGGGATTTCATCAGAAATCAAACAGTTTGAAAGTAGATTAGCATTATCCTATTTCCCTAAGCGTGAAATGACAGGTTTTGGAGTAGAGCGAAAGGAGAAAAATGATGATTTCGCCAGACTTTTTGCACAAATTACACGTGGAGATCGAGATTGGTTTGACAGTGATTTTGATTATACCAAAGTGCAATTCTCTTACATACAGCCATGGCAAGTTGGCGGATTTGGTCGTTTGGTAACGTCAATTGAAGCTGGTAAAACTTTCGGAGAAGTGCCTTTAGGGTTGCTAAGTGTTGTGCCAGGTAATCAGACATATTTTTCAATTTATAATACATTCTCTCAACTCGACTTTTATGAGTTTGTAACAGATACGTATACTTCTGTTCATTTAGAACACAATTTTAATGGTCGTTTATTTTCACGTATACCATTCTTAAAAAAGTATAACCTTAGAGCTATTGTTGGGCTTCGAGGTGTTTGGGGAGAATTGTCTGATGAAAATATTGCATTAAGCACAACAGGGAATCCTGTGGAATTTCCACTTGTGGCACCAAATACGCGTATGTATTATGAATATAGTGTGGGTGTAGCCAACATTTTCAAAATTTTAAGGATAGACTTCAATTTTAGAGGTAATTATTTAGATAATCCAGATGCCAGACGCTTTGGTATTACCGGTAGTTTTGGTTTTTATTTTTAAATACAATTTAGTCATGTTGTTTTGTTAAACATAAGTCTTAGGCTATATTTGCCATCTTTAGTTTTGCATATGGATAAAAATAACCAATTAACCTTCGATGTTTTAATAGAGATTCCAAAAGGAAGCCGTAATAAATATGAATACGATTTCGAATTGAAGAAAATCCGTTTCGATAGAATGCTCTTTTCTTCTATGATGTATCCAGGCGACTACGGTTTTGTCCCAAAAACACTAGCTCTAGATGGCGACCCTTTAGATGTTCTGGTTTTAGGCCACGAGCCAACGTTTCCAATGTGTGTAATGGAGGTGAAGCCTATAGGTGTATTTCATATGGCAGACGAAAAAGGACCAGATGAAAAAGTAGTTTGTGTTCCTGTATCAGATCCTATATGGAGTTTAAAGGAAGATATAAGGGATCTTAACCCACACCGATTGGATGAAATTACTCACTTTTTTCAAGTTTATAAAGACTTAGAAAAGAAAAAAGTTGACGTAGGAGGTTGGGGAAATGCTGAAGAAGCTCGAGATATTGTAAAAAAAAGCATAGAGCGCTATAATGATAGCCATCACCAATCTAGTGGAGATTTTACGATATAGTTAAATCTTAGCTTTAAATGTGCAAGCCCTTTTACATTGACGCTAAAAGGGTTTTTCTATTAACATTAATTTACTACTTTTGCCCAGTTTAAAAGCAAATAACTAATCTCAATAAATATTTATGGAATCAAATATGATTTTTGTACCAATGGCATTAGCAATCTTAGGATTGCTATTTATGTTTATAAAAATGTCATGGGTAAAAAAGCAAAATGCAGGAAATGAAAAAATGCAAAACATATCTAAAGCAATTAAAGAAGGCGCTCTTGCCTTTTTAGGTGCTGAGTATCGTTTGTTGCTGGTGTTTGTAATCATAGCATCAGCTGCGCTATTTGGAATATCTCAAGTTGTAGATACAACAAGCGTAATGATTATTCCTGCTTTTATTATAGGTGCTGTTTTTTCTGCACTGGCTGGTAACGTAGGTATGCGTATTGCTACAGAAGCAAATGCACGTACAGCAGAGGCAGCAAAAACAAGTTTGCCACATGCTTTAAAA belongs to Winogradskyella sp. J14-2 and includes:
- a CDS encoding electron transfer flavoprotein subunit beta/FixA family protein yields the protein MKILVCISHVPDTTSKINFTDGDTKFDTNGVQFVINPNDEFGLTRAMWFKEKQGASVDVVNVGGTETEPTLRKALAIGADTAIRVNTEATDGFAVAKQLAKVVKDGGYDLVIAGRESIDYNGGMVPGMLAAMTDANFVTNCIGLEIDGTNAKAVREIDGGKETVSTSFPLVVAGQKGIVEESDLRIPNMRGIMMARKKPLNVVEPVDATSETSTASFEKPAPKGAVKLVDADNIDELVNLLHNEAKVI
- a CDS encoding pyruvate dehydrogenase complex E1 component subunit beta — encoded protein: MKTIQFREAIAEAMSEEMRRDESIYLMGEEVAEYNGAYKASKGMLDEFGPKRVIDTPIAELGFAGIAIGSTMTGNRPIVEYMTFNFSLVGIDQIINNAAKIRQMSGGQFKCPIVFRGPTASAGQLAATHSQAFESWFANTPGLKVVVPSNPYDAKGLLKSAIRDDDPVIFMESEQMYGDKGEVPEGEYTIPLGVADIKREGTDVTIVSFGKIIKEAYKAADELEKEGISCEIIDLRTVRPMDRKAIVDSVKKTNRLVVLEEAWPFGNVATEITYLVQSEAFDYLDAPVVKINTADTPAPYSPVLLEEWLPNSDDVIKAVKKVMYK
- a CDS encoding DUF5686 and carboxypeptidase-like regulatory domain-containing protein translates to MKLKLFLALFSFALTSVFSQTKVSGYVYDINNEPIPFANVVFKGSTEGTITNEEGRFYLESDETWEALLVSFVGYEVLEFPLPKKINYNLKFVLKEEAESLKEVVIVSGKQSKKASENPAIRILKKIWERKRQNGLSQFKQYEYNQYEKVEFDLNTIDSALIKSKLFKGMEFVFEEVDTSSVTGKTYLPIFLNESVKKVYGDNVINEKREDLVGNKNSGFSNNQVIIDFIDDLYSDYNIYDNYLKFFDKSFVSPLSRTGIQTYNYVLSDSAYIDNKWCYNIIYYPRRKNELTFKGDFWVNDSTYAIKEINLQASKSANINWVKEIYIEQEFEVLNDSVFLIKRDYFLSDFALNKKEKSRGVYGKRTTLYDNYKFNQPKDEKFYDKVVYNYDEDVYNREDDFWEKNRLEALNKDEKGVYKMLDTLKTVKKFKRLYNLGSILASGYIEFPSINFDYGPIFSTFGFNEVEGLRLRTGGRTYFGPNDLWRLEGFLAYGFRDDKFKYGISGKWLLDKRSRLTIFGGNRRDVEQIGASLTSSTDVLGRSLASSAVFTAGANDKLTNINLTNLGFSIEPSRNFEVRLDGSFRTLSSASPTFSLDYNDPGSSTGISSEIKQFESRLALSYFPKREMTGFGVERKEKNDDFARLFAQITRGDRDWFDSDFDYTKVQFSYIQPWQVGGFGRLVTSIEAGKTFGEVPLGLLSVVPGNQTYFSIYNTFSQLDFYEFVTDTYTSVHLEHNFNGRLFSRIPFLKKYNLRAIVGLRGVWGELSDENIALSTTGNPVEFPLVAPNTRMYYEYSVGVANIFKILRIDFNFRGNYLDNPDARRFGITGSFGFYF
- a CDS encoding inorganic diphosphatase, translating into MDKNNQLTFDVLIEIPKGSRNKYEYDFELKKIRFDRMLFSSMMYPGDYGFVPKTLALDGDPLDVLVLGHEPTFPMCVMEVKPIGVFHMADEKGPDEKVVCVPVSDPIWSLKEDIRDLNPHRLDEITHFFQVYKDLEKKKVDVGGWGNAEEARDIVKKSIERYNDSHHQSSGDFTI